The sequence CAGTCCGCTAAGATCGACATCACCGAAATGACCGTCCTCGAAACGATAGGCGCCTATCGCGTGGCAGTCCCCGTGGGTTGGCCGCGCATTGAACTGACAGGGGCAGCCGTAGTCGCAGTTACAGTTGATGAATTCGACACCCTTCAACTCCCAGTCGATCATGGCGACGCCTCCATAGTTTGAGTGAAGTCCGTCCAAGAGCGAGCATAGGCCGACGACGGATCGAATCAACTCGGATGGGCAAACGGGCAAGAGTGTTGCCGACAAAAAAGCCCGGGAACCGAAGCTCCCGGGCCGATAAATCTGTCTTGGATGCGGTGCGCCGGCTAGGCCGTTTGCGTGTCCGCGTTGCTGGCGATGCCCTTGTCCTTGAGCATGTCCTGCAGTTCGCCCGCCTGGAACATCTCGCGCACGATATCGCAGCCGCCCACGAACTCACCCTTCACGTAAAGCTGCGGGATCGTCGGCCAGTTGGAGAAGGCCTTGACGCCTTCGCGGACGCTCATGTCGTCCAGGACGTTGATGTCTTCGTAGTCCACGCCGAGGTGGTTCAGGATCTGCGCGACCTGCATGGAGAAGCCGCATTGGGGCATCGCCTTCGTACCCTTCATGAAGAGTACGATGTCGTTGTTGGCGATCTGCTTGTTGATCCAGTCGTTGACGGCTTGATCTGTCATTGCTGGTGTCCTCTCTCGAACGTTTATTGCTGGGGAGCGGAAGTCTTCAGAGCGAGCGCATGCAGCACGTCGCCCATATTGCCCTTGAGGGCGTCATAGACCATCTGATGCTGCTGCACGCGGGACTTGCCGCGAAACTCTTCGGATTCGACGGACGCCGCATAGTGGTCGCCGTCGCCAGCCAGGTCTTCGATTTCAATTTTCGCATCGGGAAAGCGCTCGAGAATCAGGCGCTCTATATCCGTGGCGGCCATCGCCATTTCAGTCACTCCTAGTCTAGGGTCCACACAATTTAGCGCCGGACCTCGATCTTATCCCCGCGTCATAAAGCGCGGCAACCAATCTTCATAGGCGGCGCGCAGCATGCCGAGCGGCAGAGGGGCCTCGCCGGGCACGGTCATCGTGTCCGTTCCGACGGTCCCGAGGACCCGGACGGGCACGCTGTAGACGGCTGCGACATCCTTGATCGTGTCGACCTTGTCGGGCGTTGCCGTAACCACGTATCGGCCCTGATCCTCGCCGAACCAGATCGCATGCGCAGGGATGCCTTCCGGGGGTGCTTCCAGAGCCACACCGCGCTTTCCGGCCAGCGCCATTTCGGCAATCGCCACCAGCAGCCCGCCGTCGCTGACATCATGCACCGCGTTGACCGTGTCAGCCTTGATCAGCCCGCGGACCAGGTCGCCGATCACGCGTTCGCTGGCAAGGTCTACGGGCGGCGGGGCGCCGTCCAGGCGATCTTCCATAACGGACATATAGATCGATTGGCCGAGATGACCAGTCTCGAGGCCTAGCAGCAGGATCACATCCCCGTCAGCCTTCAGCGCCATATCCGCCATGTCGGCGATATTCGCGATCAGCCCGACGCCGCCCACGGCAGGGGTGGGGGGGGATCGCGACGCCGTTGTCTCGTTGTAGAGCGACACGTTGCCCGAGACGACCGGGAAATGGAAAACCTTGCAGGCCTCCGCCATGCCTTCGATGGCGCCGACGAATTCGCCCATGATTCTCGGGGCGTCGGGATTGCCGAAATTCAGGCAGTCGGTGATGGCCAGGGGCTTGGCGCCCGTCGCGGTGAGGTTGCGCCAGCATTCGGCGACCGCCTGCTTGCCGCCTTCATACGGATCGGCGGCGCAATAGCGCGGGGTCACGTCGCAAGAGACGGCGAGGCCCTTGTCGGTCCCGTGTACGCGGACGACGCCTGCATCGCCCCCGGGGCGCTGCACCGTGTCGGCCATGACCATGTGGTCGTATTGCTCGTAGATCCAACGGCGGGACGAAAGATGCGGCGAACCGAGCAGGCGCTCCAGCGCGCTCAAGATGCTTGGCGGGGCCGTGACGTCCTCGGCCGCGATGGTGGGCAGCTTCTCGCGCTTCTCGTAGGGCCGCTCGTAGATGGGTGCCGCGTGCGCCAGCGCAGGCAGCGGAATGTCCGCTTCTACGACGCCGTTGTGGCGCGCCACGAAATGGCCCGTATCGGTGGTCTTGCCGATGACCGCGAAGTCGAGCTCCCACTTCTTGAAGATGCGCTCGGCCACGGGCTCGGACCCCGGCTTCAGCACCATCAACATGCGTTCCTGGCTCTCCGACAGGAGCATCTCGTAGGCGGTCATGCCCTCTTCGCGCATGGGCACGAGATCGAGATTGAGATCGATGCCGACGCCGCCCTTGTCCGCCATCTCGACGGACGACGATGTCAGGCCGGCCGCGCCCATGTCCTGGATGGCGATGATGACGTCCTCGTTCATTAGTTCGAGGCAGGCTTCGAGCAGCAGCTTCTCCGTGAAGGGGTCGCCGACTTGGACCGTAGGGCGCTTCTCCTCGGAACTCTCGTCGAACTCCGCCGAAGCCATGGTGGCGCCGTGGATGCCGTCGCGGCCCGTCTTGGAGCCTACATAGACGACGGGAAGGCCGACGCCCTTCGCGGCGGATTTGAAAATGCGGTTCGCATCGACGAGGCCGACGCACATGGCGTTGACCAGGATGTTGTCGTTGTAGCGGGGGTCGAAATTGGTCTCGCCGCCGATGGTCGGCACGCCCATGCAGTTGCCGTAGTCGCCGATACCGGACACGACGCCGGCAACCAGATGCCGCGTCTTGGGATGGCTGGGGCTGCCGAAGCGCAACGCGTTCATGTTGGCAACGGGCCGCGCGCCCATGGTGAAGACATCGCGCATGATGCCGCCCGCGCCCGTGGCCGCGCCCTGATAGGGCTCGATATAGGAGGGGTGGTTGTGGCTCTCCATCTTGAAGACGGCGGCCTGGCCGTCGCCAAGGCTCACCACGCCGGCGTTCTCGCCCGGACCCTGGATCACTTGCGGGCCTGATGTGGGGAGCTTCTTCAGCCAGACGCGCGACGACTTATAGGAACAGTGCTCCGACCACATGACGGAGAACACGCCGAGCTCCGTCAGCGTGGGCTCCCGCCCCAGCTCCTTCAGAAGACGCTCGTACTCGTCCGGGCTGATGCCGTGTTCGGCAACGAGCGCTTGGGAGAGTCCCGGTGTCTCGGGCTTAACGTCCGCCGCCCCGGTCAATGCAGAGTCTCCACGAGAGAGGAGAACATCTTGGCGCCGTCCGTACCGGATTGGGCCGGATCGATCAGACGCTCCGGATGCGGCATCATGCCGAGCACGGTGCCGGTGTCGTTGTAGATGCCGGCGATATTGCCCGTCGAGCCGTTGGGATTGGCCGCCTCGGTGATCGCGCCGTCCTCTTCACAGTAGCGGAAGGCGATGCGGCCCTCGTTCTCCAGGAGATAGAGCGTGCCCGGATCGGCAAAATAGCAGCCATCCTTATGGGCGATTGGGATGCGCACCACCTCGTCCTTCTTGTAATGGTTGGCGAATGCCGTGTCGTCGCGCTCGACGCGCAGGCGCACGTCCTTACAGACGAAGCGCAGGGTGGCGTTGCGCATCAGGACGCCCGGAAGAAGTCCCGCCTCGGTGAGGACCTGGAAGCCGTTGCAGATGCCGAGTACCGGCGTACCGGCCTCGGCGCGGCGCACAACCTCGCGCATGATCGGCGAATGCGCCGCCATGGCGCCGGAGCGCAAATAGTCGCCGTAGGAGAACCCGCCGGGGAGCAGGATCAGATCGCTCTTGGGCAGCTCGGAGTCGCCGTGCCACACCATCTTGGGCGCGGCGCCCATGGCGCGCTCCAAGGCGACAGCCGCGTCGCGGTCGCAATTCGATCCCGGAAAAACGATGACGCTGGCTTTCATGAGTCTCGAAGGGCCTCGCTTCTGGCGGAGAACGTCTCCATTGCGCGCGAGGCGCGCCGGTTACGCCGCCTCGAGCTCATAGGCATAGTTCTCAATGATGGTGTTTGCGAGAAGCTGCTTGCACATCCGCTCGATTTCTTCGCGGGCTCGGGTCGGATCGCTCTCGGCGACTTCGACTTCGATGAACTTACCCTGCCGGACGCCCTCGACGCCGCCGAAGCCCAAGGCATGTAACGCACCTTCGATGGCTTTGCCTTGCGGATCGAGCACGCCGGGTTTGAGCGTTATGGTGATGCGTGCCTTCATGGCTTCCTTCTCAAGTCTTCGGGCTTACTCTCGCGACGCCTATTTGGATTGGACCAGGACGGGACCGCTGCGGCCGGGGGTCGGGTTCTCGGTATGCAGCCCAAGCCGGCGTGCGACTTCCTGATAGGCTTCGACCAGCCCGCCCATGTCGCGGCGGAAGCGATCCTTGTCGAGCTTGTCCTGGGTGTCGACGTCCCAGAGGCGGCAGCAGTCCGGCGAGATTTCGTCGGCCAGCACGACACGCATCTGGTCGCCTTCCCACAGACGTCCGAACTCGACCTTGAAGTCGACGAGGCGGATTCCGACGCCGAGGAACAGGCCGGTCAGGAAGTCGTTGATGCGCAGCGCGAGCGACATGATGTCGTCGAGCTCCGGCGGCGAGGCCCAGCCGAAGGCGGTGATGTGCTCTTCGGAGACCATCGGGTCGTCCAGCTCGTCGGCCTTGTAGTAGAACTCGACGATCGAGCGGGGCAGGGTGGTCCCTTCCTCTAGCCCTAAGCGCTTGGACAGCGAGCCCGCGGCGACATTGCGGATCACCACCTCGAGCGGAATGATCTCGACTTCGCGAATGAGCTGCTCGCGCATGTTCAGTCGCTTGATGAAATGGGTGGGCACACCGATCTCATTCAGCCGCTCGAAGATGTACTCGGAGATACGGTTGTTGAGGACGCCCTTGCCCTCGATACGGTCGTGCTTCTTGTTGTTGAAGGCGGTCGCGTCGTCCTTGAAATGCTGGATGAGCGTGCCCGGCTCGGGCCCTTCGTAAAGGATTTTGGCCTTGCCTTCGTAAACGCGCCGGCGACGGTTCATTTTCTTGTCCTCACTGAGCTGTTCACGACTGTCAAACGCCGACGCGCGCAAAACGGGATAACCCCAATGCCGCGCGCCACGTCTCAAATCGCCATCGCTGGAATCGATCTAGAAATCTCGTATCGAGACTAGCCTATGGCGCGAGGGGGTACAACGGGCCGGGGGGCGGCGCAATGGCTTTCAGGCCTCGCGGGATTTGTTGATTTGCACTGGTTTCTTGGGTATCACCCGCCCTTGAAAGCAGGGTTTCCCCCCATAATTTTAGAGACGGTGCCCCGTGTTTGGCGGGGCTTTGGAGGCAGCGCCGATGACGAGCTTTAACGATCGCGAAAAGAGCTACGAGAAGAAATTCGCCCTCGACGAGGAGTTGCAGTTCAAGTCCACGGCCCGCCGGAACAAGCTTCTGGGCCTCTGGGCCGCTGAAAAGATGGGGCTTTCGGGGGACGATGCTCAAGCCTATGCCCGCGAGGTGGTGAAGGCCGACCTGGAAGAGCCGGGCGAGGAAGACGTTTTCCGCAAGATCCGGGGCGATTTCGACGGCAAAGAGATCGAGCAGTCCGACCACCAGATCCGCCGCGCCATGGCGGACCTCATGGTCGAGGCGGTGCGGCAAATCGAAGCCGAAGCCAAGGCGTAAGACTTCTCCGGGTCCGGCAGGGCCCTTCAAGACCCGGTCGGGGCCCGATCAGGGCCCCAGGGAGGGAGCTATGGCCAAGGACCTTTTCCGCAGTGCGGCCAAGAAGAAGCAGACGCTTTTCAACGCCTGGCTGATGATGAACAACCCGCTCGCCGTCGAGTTGATCGGCGAAGCGGGCTGGGACTGCGTCACCATCGATCAGCAGCATGGCGCAGGCGGCAACGAGACCATGCTGGCCTGCCTGACGGCGGCCAAGGCGGCGGGGCTTCCCGCGATCGTCCGGGTCGCCAACAACGATCCAGGCCTCGTAGGCCGGGCTCTGGACGCGGGCGCGCAAGGGGTCATGTGCCCGCTGATCGAGAATGTGGCCGAGGCGGAGAGTTTCGTTCAGGCGGTGAAGTATCCGCCGCGCGGCAACCGCAGCTGGGGTCCGTACCGGGCCAAGATCGGCGCCTCGGGGGACTATTTCAAAACCGCCAACCGTTTCACGATTGCCTGCCCCCAAATCGAGACCAAAGGGGCGCTCGCTGATCTCGATGCCATCCTCGGCCTCAAGGGCGTGGACATGGTCTGCTTCGGCCCGAACGACCTCTCCGTGGCGCTCACGGGGGGCATCGATATCTGGGCCAAGGAGGTCCTGGAGGCGGGCAGAGAGGTCCTGGCCAAGGCTCGTGAGCACGGCGTCATGACCCTCGTTTTCTGCAACGACATCGACTTCGCCAAGCCCCGGATCAAGGAAGGCTGGGACGTTGTCGCCATCGGCACCGACACCGGCTGGCTCGCTTCGGCGGCTGCGGCCACCCTGGCGGCGGTTGAATCAACCTCTTAGGCGCCCCAAGCCAACCGCCTCACAGGATTCGCAGAATCACGAGGACAGCATTCCGCGCCGACCGTTGCATCCTTGCACCAGGCGCGCGCCAAAGTGTCCGCAAGGCCACGACGAAGGCTGAATTCCCAAGAGTCCTATGCCACTATGTCGGCTTGAGACTCGCCTCGTGTGCGAGCGAAACGGGTGGATCGAATGGGCTATTTGCGGACCGTCATTGCTGGATTGATTGGCCTCGTGCTGGGGGCAGGCGTCTTGGCTTCGGGCTCTGCCCAAGCGACCGAGGCAGCCACGGCCACGGCTCTCAACCTGCGTGATGGTCCCGGCACCGGTTACGCCAAGATCGCCACGATGCCCGCCGGTTCGCCGGTCAAGGTCAAGGGCTGCCGCGACGGCTGGTGCGGCGTGATCTGGCGCGGGCGAAAGGGGTATGCCAGCCAGCGCGGTCTGGCGCTCGGCTATGCGGATTACGCGGAATTGGTTGAGCCCGAGGTTTGGCCGATCTTCCCGGCGTATCCCTACCGGTCCGGCTATTACTCGAAGGCCGACTGGTATTTCGACATGCCGCCTTACACGGCGATCTCGCCCAAATTCTATCGCAAGCGTTTTCTCATGATGGCCCAGGAGCGGGACCGCTACCGCTACGTGCCTAATATTTTCCGCGGGGGCGGCGGCTACTACGACGACACCCCGGTCGGATACGTCAACACGCAGGCCGCCGCCGCGGCCCTGAGAGATCCCGAGTAGCACCGTGACGCGACTGCGCCGAAGGCGCGCTTAGTCCTCGAACACGCGGGCGAAGATGTCCTCGACGTGCTTGGTGTGATAGCCGAGATCGAACTGATCGCGGATCGTGTCCTCCGACAGCGCCGCCGTCACATCCGGATCGGCCAAGAGCTCGGTCAGGAAGTCCTTGTTCTCCTGCCAGACCTTCATCGCATTGCGCTGCACGAGCCGATAGGCGTCCTCGCGGGACACGCCCGCATTCGTCAGCGCCAGCAGCACGCGTTGCGAGTGAATGAGGCCGCCGAGCCGGTCCATATTGGCCTGCATGTGCTCGGGGTACACCACCAGCCCCTCGATGACGCCTGTTAGCCGCGTCAGCGCGAAGTCGAGTGTGACAGTGGCGTCCGGCCCGATCATGCGTTCGACCGAGGAGTGCGAGATATCCCGCTCATGCCATAGCGCCACATTCTCCATGGCGGGGATGGCATAGCCGCGCACGATGCGGGCGAGCCCGGTCAGGTTCTCCGACAGGACCGGGTTGCGCTTGTGGGGCATGGCGGAAGAACCCTTCTGCCCCGCCGAGAAGAACTCCTCGGCTTCTAGGACCTCGGTTCGCTGCAAATGGCGGATCTCGGTGGCAACGCGCTCGACCGAGCTGGCGATTACCGCGAGCGTCGCGAAAAAGGCCGCGTGGCGATCCCGGGGGATCACCTGGGTCGAGATCGGCTCGGGCCGGAGGCCGAGCTTGTCGGCCACATAGGCTTCTACGCGCGGGTCCACATGGGCGAACGTGCCGACGGCGCCGGAGATGGCGCAGGTGGCGACTTCCTCGCGGGCCCGGATCATGCGTTCGCGATTGCGGGTGAATTCGGCATAGGCCTGGGCCAGCTTCAGCCCGAAAGTCGTTGGCTCGGCATGAATGCCGTGGCTGCGGCCGACCGTGATCGTGTCCTTGTGCTCGTAAGCGCGTTTCTTGAGGGCCGCGAGCAGCGCATCGAGATCGGCGATGAGAATGTCCGCCGCCTCGGTGAGCTGCACGTTGAAGCAGGTGTCGAGCACGTCGGAGGAGGTGAGACCGGCGTGGAGGAAGCGCGCCTCCGGCCCCACATGTTCGGCCACCGAGGTGAGGAAGGCGATCACGTCGTGCTTCACTTCCCGCTCGATCTCGTCGATCCGGTCGATGTCGAACCCGCCGCGCGCCTTGGCGGCCTCGGCGGCCTCATTCGGAATGAGGCCGAGCTCCGCCATGGCCTCGGCGGCCGTGACCTCGATCTTGAGCCAAATGCGGAATTTGTTCTCGGGCTCCCAGATGTCCGTCATCTGGGAGCGGCTGTAGCGCGGGATCATAAGGGTTCAGGCCTTTCTCAGGCCCCGCTCGACCCCCACGGAGGGCGGGAGAGGGGCCGAGTGCTTACGTCCTAGAGTTCAACCGTCCGGGGCTCGCGGATGCCGAACAGCGCGATGTAGACCGCGGCGCCGATCGCGAGCGCCATGAAGCCGAGCCGCGGCGGAAGCAGCATGTCGAGCAGGAACGTATAGAAGTCATTGAGCGAAGAGGCATAGAGGCCGGCGAGCGACCAGTCCACCTGGCTCGGATAAATGGCGTGGATATAGGCGAAGCGCAGGAAGCCGCCGAAGCTGCAGAAAGCCACCAGGAAGATGAATAGGGCGAACAGCATCCGGATCAAGAAACCGCGATGGGCCACGAAGCGCTGGCACCACCAGGCCACCAGGGCCGCCAGCAGTCCGGCGAAGCCGACAATGCGAACCGAGTGCTGGGTCTGCTCGTTGACGAGACTGGTGTTCATATAGTCCCCGACCATCAGGGCCCACGTGGACACGCCGATCACGATGGCGAAAGCCGCCGCGAGAATGAACCCGACCACTTTGCTGAATGTCAGCTTTTCCATTGCAGCTTCCCCTCCAACCGCTCGATTGCAGGGGGGAATATGCAAGGGAAACGGCTGGACTGCAATGGATGCGCGCACCCAGGCTTGCCGCTCTTTCCGCTTTGTGGTCCGATCCGCCCCCGAGAAAAGAGAAAGGCGACAAGCTGATGGCATTCGACGACCTCAAGGCAGAACTCGCGCTGCTGATCAACCAGATGGAAAACCAGCCCGAGGATCGCCACGAGCTCTATGAGCAGGTCCGCGAAAAGCTCAATGAGATGCGTGCTTTCGGCATGCCGCTGCCCGAGGATCTCGTGCGGCTCGAAGAAGAGCTGGAGGCCGAATTCGCCGCCGCGAAAAAGCCGAAAACCAGCTAGGCCGCCGAAGCGGTCCTAGAATTCTCGCTTACGAGTTCTCGTCGATCTGCTCGTAGGTCCCGTCCGCCCAGCGATAGACCGCATAAGGCGGCAGGTTCGGGTCGCCCTTGTCGTCGAACTGGAAATCGCCGATCACCGAGTGGATGGTGCTCTCGTCGAGCGCCTTGACGACGGCCGGCGCATCGGTCGTTCCCGCCTTCTTGGCCGCCTCGGCCCAGGCTTGGATCGCCGCGTAGGTATAGAGCACGTAACCTTCCGGCGAGATGCCCTTCGCTTCCAGCCGCTTCACGACGTCCTGGGCAGCCGGGTTCTTCCGCGGGTCCGGGGAGAAGGTCATCAGCGTACCTTCGCCGGCCGGTCCGGTGATGGACCAATATTCCTGGGTCACGAGCGCATCGCCGCCCATCAGCACCGTATCCATATCCTGGTCGCGCATCTGGCGCAGGATGAGCCCCGCCTCGGTGTGGTAGCCGCCGAGGAAGAGCGCATCCACATCGGCCAGCTTCAGCTTGGAGACGAGGGCGGAGTAGTCCTTCTCGCCCGCCGTGATCGATTCCCGGAACACCTCTTGGACACCGTTGGCGTTGAGCGCCTTCTTCACCTCGTTGGCGAGGCCGCGCCCATAGGCTGTCTTGTCGTCGATGATGGCGATGTTCTTGTCGCCGAAATGCTTGGCGAGATAGGCGCCGGCGACTTCGCCTTGTTTGTCGTCGCGGCCGCACACCCGGTAGATGTTGGGCCCCGCGCGCTTGTCCGTCAGGGCCGGGTTCGTGGAGGCCGGCGAGATCATTACGAGATTGCTCTCCGCATAGACGTTCGATGCGGGGATCGACGAGCCGGAGCAGAAATGTCCGGCCACCAGCGCGACATTGTCGCCGGCCATCTGGTTGGCGATCGCGACGGCCTGCTTCGGGTCGCAGGCATCGTCGCCGACTTCCAGCTTGAGCTTCTTGCCGAGGATCCCGCCCGCGGCGTTGATATCGGCCACGGCCGTCTCGCCGCCTGTAGTCATCTGTGTGCCGAGCGATGCGTATTGCCCGGTCTGGGGACCGGCGACAGCGACCTTGATGACGTCGGGATCGTCTTCGCCGTTGCAGCCCGTGAGTGCGATCGCGCACACGGCGACGGCGAGCAGTCCAGTCAAACGCATCATGCCGGTCTCCCTTCGATGGTTGGCGTCCCGTAACGTAGTGACAGGTCACGCGGTCGCCAACCCACCCGGTCGCTCAAATAGTGGGCTCTCCAGACTATCGATCTTTCCAGGTGAGGGGGCTCGTCCGCTCATAGAGCCAGTAATACTGCGTGACCATCTGCGTCGTGCGCATGGTGCGGAAGCCGAGCAGCCCCGCCGCGACAAGGACCGCATAGGTGACGACGTAGTAGTACGGGGACAGCAGGGTGCCGTCGAACAGCGCGTAATCGAAGAAGCGCACCGCGGCCGCCAATAGCGCCATATAGAAGAACAGCCGCCACAGTGGACGCCAGCCGCGCGCCAGGCCGCGCCCGGCGAGGAAGGCGGCGGCGCCACCGATGCTGAGCGTCAGGAGCACGAAGACGCGCAAGCCGTCGTCGCTGATCCAAGGTGCAATCGTCTGGGTCGCCGTGCT comes from Methyloceanibacter stevinii and encodes:
- the grxD gene encoding Grx4 family monothiol glutaredoxin gives rise to the protein MTDQAVNDWINKQIANNDIVLFMKGTKAMPQCGFSMQVAQILNHLGVDYEDINVLDDMSVREGVKAFSNWPTIPQLYVKGEFVGGCDIVREMFQAGELQDMLKDKGIASNADTQTA
- the purB gene encoding adenylosuccinate lyase yields the protein MIPRYSRSQMTDIWEPENKFRIWLKIEVTAAEAMAELGLIPNEAAEAAKARGGFDIDRIDEIEREVKHDVIAFLTSVAEHVGPEARFLHAGLTSSDVLDTCFNVQLTEAADILIADLDALLAALKKRAYEHKDTITVGRSHGIHAEPTTFGLKLAQAYAEFTRNRERMIRAREEVATCAISGAVGTFAHVDPRVEAYVADKLGLRPEPISTQVIPRDRHAAFFATLAVIASSVERVATEIRHLQRTEVLEAEEFFSAGQKGSSAMPHKRNPVLSENLTGLARIVRGYAIPAMENVALWHERDISHSSVERMIGPDATVTLDFALTRLTGVIEGLVVYPEHMQANMDRLGGLIHSQRVLLALTNAGVSREDAYRLVQRNAMKVWQENKDFLTELLADPDVTAALSEDTIRDQFDLGYHTKHVEDIFARVFED
- a CDS encoding DUF1476 domain-containing protein — protein: MTSFNDREKSYEKKFALDEELQFKSTARRNKLLGLWAAEKMGLSGDDAQAYAREVVKADLEEPGEEDVFRKIRGDFDGKEIEQSDHQIRRAMADLMVEAVRQIEAEAKA
- a CDS encoding HpcH/HpaI aldolase family protein; its protein translation is MAKDLFRSAAKKKQTLFNAWLMMNNPLAVELIGEAGWDCVTIDQQHGAGGNETMLACLTAAKAAGLPAIVRVANNDPGLVGRALDAGAQGVMCPLIENVAEAESFVQAVKYPPRGNRSWGPYRAKIGASGDYFKTANRFTIACPQIETKGALADLDAILGLKGVDMVCFGPNDLSVALTGGIDIWAKEVLEAGREVLAKAREHGVMTLVFCNDIDFAKPRIKEGWDVVAIGTDTGWLASAAAATLAAVESTS
- a CDS encoding SH3 domain-containing protein, which codes for MGYLRTVIAGLIGLVLGAGVLASGSAQATEAATATALNLRDGPGTGYAKIATMPAGSPVKVKGCRDGWCGVIWRGRKGYASQRGLALGYADYAELVEPEVWPIFPAYPYRSGYYSKADWYFDMPPYTAISPKFYRKRFLMMAQERDRYRYVPNIFRGGGGYYDDTPVGYVNTQAAAAALRDPE
- a CDS encoding BolA/IbaG family iron-sulfur metabolism protein gives rise to the protein MAMAATDIERLILERFPDAKIEIEDLAGDGDHYAASVESEEFRGKSRVQQHQMVYDALKGNMGDVLHALALKTSAPQQ
- a CDS encoding branched-chain amino acid ABC transporter substrate-binding protein, with the translated sequence MMRLTGLLAVAVCAIALTGCNGEDDPDVIKVAVAGPQTGQYASLGTQMTTGGETAVADINAAGGILGKKLKLEVGDDACDPKQAVAIANQMAGDNVALVAGHFCSGSSIPASNVYAESNLVMISPASTNPALTDKRAGPNIYRVCGRDDKQGEVAGAYLAKHFGDKNIAIIDDKTAYGRGLANEVKKALNANGVQEVFRESITAGEKDYSALVSKLKLADVDALFLGGYHTEAGLILRQMRDQDMDTVLMGGDALVTQEYWSITGPAGEGTLMTFSPDPRKNPAAQDVVKRLEAKGISPEGYVLYTYAAIQAWAEAAKKAGTTDAPAVVKALDESTIHSVIGDFQFDDKGDPNLPPYAVYRWADGTYEQIDENS
- the purQ gene encoding phosphoribosylformylglycinamidine synthase subunit PurQ, coding for MKASVIVFPGSNCDRDAAVALERAMGAAPKMVWHGDSELPKSDLILLPGGFSYGDYLRSGAMAAHSPIMREVVRRAEAGTPVLGICNGFQVLTEAGLLPGVLMRNATLRFVCKDVRLRVERDDTAFANHYKKDEVVRIPIAHKDGCYFADPGTLYLLENEGRIAFRYCEEDGAITEAANPNGSTGNIAGIYNDTGTVLGMMPHPERLIDPAQSGTDGAKMFSSLVETLH
- the purL gene encoding phosphoribosylformylglycinamidine synthase subunit PurL, which gives rise to MTGAADVKPETPGLSQALVAEHGISPDEYERLLKELGREPTLTELGVFSVMWSEHCSYKSSRVWLKKLPTSGPQVIQGPGENAGVVSLGDGQAAVFKMESHNHPSYIEPYQGAATGAGGIMRDVFTMGARPVANMNALRFGSPSHPKTRHLVAGVVSGIGDYGNCMGVPTIGGETNFDPRYNDNILVNAMCVGLVDANRIFKSAAKGVGLPVVYVGSKTGRDGIHGATMASAEFDESSEEKRPTVQVGDPFTEKLLLEACLELMNEDVIIAIQDMGAAGLTSSSVEMADKGGVGIDLNLDLVPMREEGMTAYEMLLSESQERMLMVLKPGSEPVAERIFKKWELDFAVIGKTTDTGHFVARHNGVVEADIPLPALAHAAPIYERPYEKREKLPTIAAEDVTAPPSILSALERLLGSPHLSSRRWIYEQYDHMVMADTVQRPGGDAGVVRVHGTDKGLAVSCDVTPRYCAADPYEGGKQAVAECWRNLTATGAKPLAITDCLNFGNPDAPRIMGEFVGAIEGMAEACKVFHFPVVSGNVSLYNETTASRSPPTPAVGGVGLIANIADMADMALKADGDVILLLGLETGHLGQSIYMSVMEDRLDGAPPPVDLASERVIGDLVRGLIKADTVNAVHDVSDGGLLVAIAEMALAGKRGVALEAPPEGIPAHAIWFGEDQGRYVVTATPDKVDTIKDVAAVYSVPVRVLGTVGTDTMTVPGEAPLPLGMLRAAYEDWLPRFMTRG
- the purC gene encoding phosphoribosylaminoimidazolesuccinocarboxamide synthase, whose product is MNRRRRVYEGKAKILYEGPEPGTLIQHFKDDATAFNNKKHDRIEGKGVLNNRISEYIFERLNEIGVPTHFIKRLNMREQLIREVEIIPLEVVIRNVAAGSLSKRLGLEEGTTLPRSIVEFYYKADELDDPMVSEEHITAFGWASPPELDDIMSLALRINDFLTGLFLGVGIRLVDFKVEFGRLWEGDQMRVVLADEISPDCCRLWDVDTQDKLDKDRFRRDMGGLVEAYQEVARRLGLHTENPTPGRSGPVLVQSK
- the purS gene encoding phosphoribosylformylglycinamidine synthase subunit PurS; the encoded protein is MKARITITLKPGVLDPQGKAIEGALHALGFGGVEGVRQGKFIEVEVAESDPTRAREEIERMCKQLLANTIIENYAYELEAA
- a CDS encoding DUF6867 family protein is translated as MSTATQTIAPWISDDGLRVFVLLTLSIGGAAAFLAGRGLARGWRPLWRLFFYMALLAAAVRFFDYALFDGTLLSPYYYVVTYAVLVAAGLLGFRTMRTTQMVTQYYWLYERTSPLTWKDR